In Trichocoleus sp., the DNA window ACTCAAAACGTCTTAGAGTCACTCAATACTTATATTCAACCAGACTCTGAGATTGACGATTTCGAAGAGAATTTGCTCAACACATTCGTTATCTCAGGTAAACTGTTGTGGCAAGAAATGGGGTTCCTAACTAACAATTTCAGTCCATGGTTTAAATGAAGCTGACAAAGCCCAAAGAAAGGGAACTAGCGTGACGATCGCATAGAGCAAAAGCAAACTATAGAGAATTCTCTGGAGCCAGAAACTTTTATTCATAAAAGAAACTGAGAATCAAAATTGAGAATCAAATTGAGCAAATTAGTTGAGGCTTTCTTTACCAAAGAACTTTCTTTGCATCCAGGTGATGATAATAATTGCGATTGCTAGAAGAAAAGCGATCGAGGCAGCATAGCCCAACTGTAAATCTCGAAAAACAGCTTGATAGATGAGCAATACGATGGTGAGAGTAGCATTGTTAGGTCCTCCTGAACCATTTGACAAGATGTAGGATTAGTCAAAAAGTTGGAATGTCCCAATCAAGCCCATCGTCATGACAAAGAAGGTAACAGGTTTCAAGAGCGGCAGCGTAATTGAGAAGAACTGATCCCAAGCACTGGCTCCTGAAGCCGGTAAACTGATATTCAATACTGCCCAAAAGCTGTACTTTTTGAAAGGCAAGAAAGATAGCGTAAAAGATTGGCAGAACAATAAAAGTCCCCAAAACAAAAAGGGCTGGCATTATAAATAAATAGCCAACCCTGTTTCGTTAAACATCATTTTTTTCATGCCAAGCAATTTCTAAAGGTGAGTAAATTTTATGTTGATAGGCTCACCTTACATCAGGTTAGAGATTATTAGCAAAGTATTGTTGCAACCGCTGTTGATATTCTGTCTGCAACTGAGGATCTTCAAACTCAATTCTCACCTTTGCTTGCTGATACTGAGGTCTACCAGCAATTTCAGATAGAAACTGATTGGCAGCCTGGACGGGCAAGATTGCTTCTTGTCGATGCAGGTGGTCTCTAGCGTTGAGAGCGTCTGCAAACTGTACAGATGAGGGGTCACCATCGCCTATGTCGATCGAAGCAAGCTGTTTCCGTTCAGGGCTAACCTGCTCCACGATCAATCGTTCTCTTCTCACCGGGACTTGAATCATCTCCGTTTCGATCGTTTTGCGAACGATGACCTCCCCTATCTTTTGTCTGCGGCGATCGACAACAAGTCTTTCTTCAAGTAATCGAATTTTCTCAGTTGCAACCAGATTAGCTTGAACCGGATTAACAGCATTTGCTGAACTTTCAACAGTTTGAGAAATAGGTTGAGAAATAGGTTTTTCTGTCGTCACTGCTGATTCATACGGCAACTGCCGAGTTGATTGAACGGGAAGAACGTCGCGATCGCGTGAATGCGTTTCGGTCGTAGTTTTGTGAGCCTGGAAAACTGGAGTTTCTAAAGGAGCAGACGCTTCCAGTGGAGCAGATGCCTCTAGGGGCATTGTCACATGAGGCGTTGCGGTAAGACCTTGTAGAATCGTACCTTCGCGAGCTGTATTTGGCAGATGAGACGGTGGCATGTGCACAACCTTATCATTCTCAACTACTGGGAATGTACTGAGCTGAGTGATATCTAGCCCACCAACATAAAGTCGATGGGAATGCGGATCAATTTGGAACTGAGAAAAAGGAACCAGGATGCGCTTCTTCCCAGTTGTGCCGTTCATATCAACGACAAGATAGTGAGAACGACCCAGTTCATCAGCCCATAGATCAACAATGTTGCCGATCGGCTCACCGTGATTGGTATAGAGGTCGAAATGCTTGATATCGTGGTTGCCAAACAATCTTTGATAATTCGTATCGGAAGATTTAATTCTGAAAAAGTCCATAAGTTCTATCCTGGCAAAGCGATTTATCGAGTCAAGCCTTTAGCTGTTTGTTAAAGTAAATTTTTAAAGCAGATTAGATTATTAGAACATTGCTAAACCAGCCTTAAAGACCAATTTAATGAGAGAACTAATGAGAAAAAAAGAATTTGAAGTATTACAAGCTCAACTGATTTCTATTCAGAAGCCACGGTATCCAAAGAAGTGCTTTGAGCAGGTTCTAAATTGTTCTAAAGTACAACCTCAAAAGCACAATCCAGAGAAGTTGAATTTTACTGTAAAACTCTCGAACACCGCAGCCCTGAATGCAAAGCGAGAAGCAGGAGATTCATTGAGAAGTTAGAACCGCCTGCTTCGAATTAAACTAACCTAGACGTTTGGCAGTTGATCAGAACCATCTACTACCGGGTTGCCTTCCCGGTTGATGTCGAGACGCTCCCGACGGATTGTGTCATTTGCATCAACAGTTTCTTGGGTAACTTCTTTGCGAACGTTTACCTCTTCCCGCACAACCGTTTCTTTCCGAATATCAGGGACTTCTTCGTACACTTCCATCCGAGCAACTTCGCCTTCGCGGAAAGCACCTTCACCAGGCGTTGCAACAACACCAGCATCAGTCGGGGTTGTCCGCTCGATGATCACCCGCTCTCGCTCAACCGGAACAGAGACGTGAGCCGTTTCGGTTTCAACGTGCTTGCCAACAATAACTTCACCCGTCTTTTGACGTTGCTTGTTAGCAATTAGCCGCTCTTCATAAAGGCGCAGATTCTGATGATCCTGATCGTTCATGTCAAAGAGGTGACGATCGTTCTCATAGCGGTAGTTGTCGCGACTGTATGACATTGGCGTATCGACAACATCACGACGACCAACCGGAGTAACCTCACGATCGACATTCCTGCGAGTCATGTCAGCATCGGTCAGACCAACAGGGGTATCTAGGGGCGTATTGGTTTCAATTGGGGTGGTGTTGGTAGCAGACGTTCCAGCATAGCCAGTGCCCATGCCTACATCTGACGTACCGCCCCGATAGACGCCTCTAACTTGCTCTTCATAGTCAAAGTCGACCGGTGCAGACCCGTCATATTCTGGTAAGTTTTCGACTTGCTCACGGCTTAGTCCGTCTACGTATACACGATGATCGGTGTAGTTGATTCGTGCACGTCCGATTGGTAGCAATACTTTCTTTCCAAAAATCCACGCACCCGTGTTGATAATTAGATAACGAAAGCGACCGTCATCATCCACTAAAAGGTTGTCAATGCTGCCAACTTTGTCGTTTCCAGAGTATAGATCATAGCCTAATACATCATGGTCACCAAAATGCTCACGGTAGTCAGGGTAGTACTCTTTGATTTTGTAAAGAGCCATATTATTTTTTCCTCAATTGTTTAAATCCAGTTCTATTTACAACGTTAAAGGAAATTGAAAGGTTCTCCATCTCTCTACCGACTTAGCAAGTGAAGTTAGTCGGTAGATCTTATTAGGTTAAAAATCAGGTTAGAAATATTTGCACATTTCTCTACCAGCAAAACTTACCTCTCAGGGTAGGTGTAACATTCCTAATCAGTGCATATTTTGGTTATATTCAATCGTCAATTCGTGCCAAGCAATAACCTATTTGACAATCCTGCACATAATGTTTGTCGTGTCTGATGCAGGAAGGTTTGTGTGAGAGAGTTCGCTGACATGACCGATGCTCACACTACAGTCTAAGGCACAGCTTGATATTCGCTTTTGACACCCATGCTTATCAGGAGAAGAGCAAGATTATGACGTATAGTGATGAACCGATGAGAGTAATGGATCGCCCCGCTGTTGTTGCAGCAGCAGATTATCACGATCGCGTTCGTTGGGGTCCTATTTTAGCAGGCTTAGTGATTGCGCTAAGTTCACAGCTTGTATTAAGTGGCTTGGGTGCTGCAATTGGCTTAACCTCGATCGCCAACTCTGGTGCGCCCCGTTCAGATGCACCTGATGTTGGAACGGCAGTTGGAATCTGGTCGATCATCAGCCTCTTGATTTCGCTTTTCTTAGGCGGTTGGGTAATGGCGCGTTCTTGCGGACCCATGAACCGGAGTACGGCGCTGTTAAATGGCGCAATTCTTTGGGCAACAACGCTGGCAATTAGTGCGTGGCTGCTTTCAAGCGGTGTATCGGGTGCGTTTGGTGTGCTCGCCTCAAATGCGGGTGAGATTATCAACCAAGCTCCACCGCAAGCAATCCCCAGTCCGGCAGACGTGCCTGCTCAAGTTCCAGACGTTACAGCACAGCAAACCAGAGATATTGCTGGCAATGCTGCGAAAGTTGGTTGGTCGTTTGCGCTGGGTTCCCTATTGGGGTTAATTGCCTCGCTGATTGGAGCTTCACTTGGAACACGCCATCCACGGACAGTCGTTGCTCGGACAGACGTGTAATTGGCTCAAAGTTAAGGCTTATTAAGCGAAACTGCTTATTACCCTCTAGATCCCCCAGATTCGGGGGATTTTTGTTTATCTCGTAAGATGATTGGTCTGCCCTGAAGCAATCCATGCTTCTAGTTGTTGCGTGTAAGGACGTAGCTGCTGCAACTGTTGCTCTACCCAAGCCAGATTAAAGACCGCGCGATAAAGTGGATTTTTCAACCGCAGCCTACCGTCAGCCTTTTCCACGATGCCTGCAAGCAGCAGTTCTACCTGTTCCAAACTGTAACCAACTGACGGTAAAGATTCAGGCGCGATCGGTTCTTGCTCTTCTTCTGTTTCCCCAATCAACACCTGCTGATAGCGTTCTAGAAGCCGTCCAGCCTGTTGTGCATCTGCCAAAAGGCGATTGCGGATAGTGCGAAGATGTTCAGGTTCATCCTGAGACTCCCAGTTTTCGATCAAATGGGTTTGAACCAGGCGATCGACTAAGGTTGGGGCTGACGCTTCAGCAATCAGGACAGTCGGCGGCAGGGATTGAACAACCAGATGACAGAGCTTTTGCGTGAGAAAAGGTTGCCCGTCTGTCCAGTAGAGAATGCGGCTAAGCAGCAGGTATGGGCAAGGGCTAACTTGAGCTAAACTCGGCAACAGAGATTCTACTTCAGAGAATTTAAAGCCTTGCAGTTCGATCGCCTGCCCTACATCAAACGGAGTTCGAGTTCGATCGCGGATCAAGTCTACCGGAGTTGTAACGCCGATTAGCGCAAAACTGAGCCGTTGAAACTCAGGCTGTTCTGCCCTCTGGTTATAGCAAGCCCGAATCATGGCAAAAAAATCGTCAACTGGAAATTGCAGGTTGAGAACGCTGTCAATCTCATCAATAAAGATCACCAGGTCTTGCGGAAATTGGGGCAGGAGCACAGTTCTAAGAAACTCACTTAAGCGAACCGTTAGTGAGAGATGCGCGTGGGCTCGCCACCAATGCCCGGCATTTAAGGGCAACTTGAAGCTGTTGCACAACAAACCAACAATTGAGGCATACCACTGTTCCGGAGTAATCTGATGAATACCGATCGCAGTCATATCCACTACCGCACAACGGACATTTGCTGCCATAAGACGGTGCATCGTTCGGACACGCAAACTCGACTTCCCCATTTGGCGAGAGTTGAAGACATAGCAGAACTTGCGGTTCAGTAACGCTTGATAAAGTGTTTCATCTGCTTGCCGTTTCACGTAGCTGGGTGCATCTAGAGGTAGACTGCCGCCCACCTGATACTGATAGCGTGAGAAGTCAGAAAACATTGCTAAACCCGCAACAAAGCCATTATCCGCTAAAGATACTGAAAAACCTGAGCAAAGAACTGTTGGTAGAGTTTGCAGCTTAGCGTAGTTTGAACACTAGAGAGGTGGATCAGTCCAATGCTTTGCAGTTTGAACGCTTCGATCGGATCAAGCGATTTGTCTAAATCGCCCAAACTAATTCGGCGAACTGCGTTGAGGAGCAAGGGGAAAGACTGCACTCTGGACAACTGTTCGCGTAAGTGAGAACCGAAAATTCCATCAACTTTAAGGCTGTCTTCAATCACTTGCTGCAAAGAAACTTCACGGCTGCTGATGTAATGCAATGCGAGCTGCATCAGACAGGGAATCCCACCGACAAGCTCCATTAACTCTGCTGCATGAGTTTTGTAGTCTTCAATGCCATAGCGCTGTACTAGCTCTTGAGCTTGCTCTAAGGAGAAGTTGGATAGTTCGATCGACAACCCCACGTTAAAAGGTGATTGATTCAAATTCAGGGGTGGATAAGCAGCCAACTCAGTCGAATGAACTACAACCAACCGCAACTGTTGCCAAAGTTCACTGCCGTTATTGCCGTAGCGTGCTTTTTCATACCAGGCTCGCAGCATTCCAAAGAAATCTGTGGCAATTTCAGGATAATTGAAGACAATGTCTACTTCATCCAGCGCCAGCACGATCGGGCCGTTCACTTCAGGCAAGAGATATTGTTCAAAGTAGTTTGTGCAGTTATAGCTGCTGCCAAAAACTTCATCCCAATAAGCATCAATTTGAGGAGTCAGATGCAAACTGCGAGTGGTGACTGCACAAAACCAGCGTAAAAATCGGTTGAGATCGGTCAATACTTGGGTATCAGCAAGCTGTAGATTGACCACTGCTTCTCTCAGCCCTTTTTCACGCGCCGCTGCCAGTGCCCTTGCCATTAAAGAAGTTTTGCCCAATTGTTTAGGAGCTTTAATCCGAACTAATGCTCCTGGTTGTAGTACTTCTTCATACGTTAAAAGTTCAGTTGGAGGACGCTCAATATAAAAAGGCGAGTCTAGCGGCACTTGCCCCCGCAATGGAGTTGGATAACGGATTGAAAGATTGGTATCTGAGTCGAGGCTAATATAATCTTCTGGCGTTAATTCTAGTTTCAGAGCAGTGAAATAGGATTCTAGCGTTTGGCGATCGACTGCTTGCTGTCTTCGCTTCACTTTTGTAATGGTATTTGGGCTAAGCCCCGTAATGTCTCCTAGCTGTTCTAATGTATATGCCTTACCTGAGTTCTCTTGCTCAGCAGTTCGTTGTTCCGCAGCCTGTAGCCGCTGCCATCCGCGTGGGCTAACAATTACTCCCCTTTTTCTTCTCTGTGGCTGTGAATGCTGAATCATTGCAAGGGATTCTGTAAGCGACGTCGTTATCGTTATGAATTGATCTAGGCGTTGCGAACTCAATTAGAAACAAGTAGAAACTATTGAAAAGTCGTGGTTCGTACAGCTAGAAAGAAAGGCTCCGGTTTTTTCTTACAGCAAGTGTTCGTTCATTTCCTCCAAAATTCACCTCAGACATCGCAGTTTAAGCAGTTAAGGGCAAAGTTAAGCAGTTTGATGTAATGCCAATCCTTATTAACCAGTAGCTTTATAAATATATAGATTTTTATCGATGGTAGAAAAAGAGAAATTATTCATCTTACTTCAACCTGATTAGTCAGATCACGAAAACAGCTATCGGCGCTGCCGCATAACAACCAACCATAGCTTCACAGCATATCATACCCCCGGATTCCGGCGTAAACAGAAGTATACGGCAGAAAATCCTTAGTATTCGCCGCTAAGGTAAAGCAAGATTGCACTTCATTTCAGACTTCTCTCAACATCAGCTTGAATTCAATGCATGATGCTTTAGAAATACGATCGTTTTATGTGATTTTGTATATCTACTTCTTTCTCAATAATTGAAGTCCACCGTTTGAGGGAGGGAAAATAAGGGGCATTTTTTTAGGATAAGTAGCATAAAGTTTGTAGCTCAGAGGGCTTCGTATGAGCGATGATTCCAATTTAGAACAGGGTCAACGTGTGACTCGCCAACCTCAGTTTCCAGAAGAAGTTTCCCCTGAACAAAAGCGGGAACTTAGAGAAGAAATGGAACGGAGCGGCAAAAGCAGGGCATCGAATCCGGGCGATCGGATCGACGACTCAAAAACCCTGCAGGAAAAGGCACAACAGGTCGCTGTAGATACGGCTGATATCACAGGGGATCATATTGTTGTTCCAGCCTACTTTGTGGTTGATGAACCCGATGGGAGCCAAAAAGCACTGCACCATGTAAAAGATGCAGAGGAGATTTCGGATGTCATTCGACAGGCTCGGATGGAC includes these proteins:
- a CDS encoding AAA-like domain-containing protein produces the protein MIQHSQPQRRKRGVIVSPRGWQRLQAAEQRTAEQENSGKAYTLEQLGDITGLSPNTITKVKRRQQAVDRQTLESYFTALKLELTPEDYISLDSDTNLSIRYPTPLRGQVPLDSPFYIERPPTELLTYEEVLQPGALVRIKAPKQLGKTSLMARALAAAREKGLREAVVNLQLADTQVLTDLNRFLRWFCAVTTRSLHLTPQIDAYWDEVFGSSYNCTNYFEQYLLPEVNGPIVLALDEVDIVFNYPEIATDFFGMLRAWYEKARYGNNGSELWQQLRLVVVHSTELAAYPPLNLNQSPFNVGLSIELSNFSLEQAQELVQRYGIEDYKTHAAELMELVGGIPCLMQLALHYISSREVSLQQVIEDSLKVDGIFGSHLREQLSRVQSFPLLLNAVRRISLGDLDKSLDPIEAFKLQSIGLIHLSSVQTTLSCKLYQQFFAQVFQYL
- a CDS encoding DUF2382 domain-containing protein yields the protein MDFFRIKSSDTNYQRLFGNHDIKHFDLYTNHGEPIGNIVDLWADELGRSHYLVVDMNGTTGKKRILVPFSQFQIDPHSHRLYVGGLDITQLSTFPVVENDKVVHMPPSHLPNTAREGTILQGLTATPHVTMPLEASAPLEASAPLETPVFQAHKTTTETHSRDRDVLPVQSTRQLPYESAVTTEKPISQPISQTVESSANAVNPVQANLVATEKIRLLEERLVVDRRRQKIGEVIVRKTIETEMIQVPVRRERLIVEQVSPERKQLASIDIGDGDPSSVQFADALNARDHLHRQEAILPVQAANQFLSEIAGRPQYQQAKVRIEFEDPQLQTEYQQRLQQYFANNL
- a CDS encoding DUF2382 domain-containing protein produces the protein MALYKIKEYYPDYREHFGDHDVLGYDLYSGNDKVGSIDNLLVDDDGRFRYLIINTGAWIFGKKVLLPIGRARINYTDHRVYVDGLSREQVENLPEYDGSAPVDFDYEEQVRGVYRGGTSDVGMGTGYAGTSATNTTPIETNTPLDTPVGLTDADMTRRNVDREVTPVGRRDVVDTPMSYSRDNYRYENDRHLFDMNDQDHQNLRLYEERLIANKQRQKTGEVIVGKHVETETAHVSVPVERERVIIERTTPTDAGVVATPGEGAFREGEVARMEVYEEVPDIRKETVVREEVNVRKEVTQETVDANDTIRRERLDINREGNPVVDGSDQLPNV
- a CDS encoding AAA-like domain-containing protein, with product MFSDFSRYQYQVGGSLPLDAPSYVKRQADETLYQALLNRKFCYVFNSRQMGKSSLRVRTMHRLMAANVRCAVVDMTAIGIHQITPEQWYASIVGLLCNSFKLPLNAGHWWRAHAHLSLTVRLSEFLRTVLLPQFPQDLVIFIDEIDSVLNLQFPVDDFFAMIRACYNQRAEQPEFQRLSFALIGVTTPVDLIRDRTRTPFDVGQAIELQGFKFSEVESLLPSLAQVSPCPYLLLSRILYWTDGQPFLTQKLCHLVVQSLPPTVLIAEASAPTLVDRLVQTHLIENWESQDEPEHLRTIRNRLLADAQQAGRLLERYQQVLIGETEEEQEPIAPESLPSVGYSLEQVELLLAGIVEKADGRLRLKNPLYRAVFNLAWVEQQLQQLRPYTQQLEAWIASGQTNHLTR